In Longimicrobiaceae bacterium, the genomic window TGGGCGAGCAGCGGCGAGCTCAGGCCGCGGCGGGCGTGTGGCGGCTCTCCTCGATGCGGATGCCGCGCTTGGCCAGCTCGGCGATGTACTGCTCGCCGGGCATCGCCTCGTCCGGGGTCCAGACGCCGGGCTGCACCTGGCCGGCGGCCTGGAGCGCGCCGGTGATGGCGAGCGAGTAGCCGGTGGTGCGCATCATGGCCGTGATGCCCGTCTCCGCGTCGAACCGGTCCAGCAGGTCCCAGCGCAGCAGCAGCGGCTGGCCGTCCTTCTCGCCCTCCACCTCCACGCGCAGCGCCACCAGGTCCGGGC contains:
- a CDS encoding saccharopine dehydrogenase C-terminal domain-containing protein, coding for PDLVALRVEVEGEKDGQPLLLRWDLLDRFDAETGITAMMRTTGYSLAITGALQAAGQVQPGVWTPDEAMPGEQYIAELAKRGIRIEESRHTPAAA